CACGAGATGGGCATCGAAGTGGCCATGCTCACCGGCGACAGTGAAGCCGTGGCGAAATCCGTGGCCGAAGCGTTGGGCATCGACCAGTACTTCGCCGAGGTGCTTCCCGAGTACAAGGACAAGAAGGTGTCCGATCTGCAGGCTCACGGCCGCAAAGTGGCCATGGTGGGAGACGGGGTCAATGATGCACCGGCACTCACGCGTGCGGATGTGGGCATTGCGATCGGCAGCGGCACGGACGTGGCCATCGAATCGGCGGGAATCATCCTCGTCAAGAGCAACCCCTTGGACGTTGTGAAGATCTTTTCCTTGAGTCGTGCCAGCTACCGCAAGATGCAGCAGAACCTGATCTGGGCCGCCGGATACAACGTCATCGCCCTGCCGCTCGCCGCCGGCGTCCTGGCGCCGCTGGGCATCCTGCTCTCACCGGCGGTCGGCGCCTTGCTGATGTCGCTGAGCACCATCATCGTGGCCGTCAACGCCCAGCTGCTGCGCGGGCAAACGATCGCGGCTTGAGGAGCACACAGAGAAAAACGGAAAGGAGAATTTCGATGGCAAAAGATCTCGTTTGCGGCATGGAAGTGAATGAGGAAACGGCCGAGTGGACATCCGTGTATCGGGGGAAGAAGTACTATTTTTGTGGTCCCGGATGTAAAAAATCTTTCGATGCTGATCCCCAAAAATACATCCAATCGAAGGCGCACGCCGGCCATGAAGATCACGCATGAGATTCGCCGGGGCGGCACGTGCCTCGTGCCGCCCTGGATATTTGCTTTATTCCCCATAATGCCTGCAGCCGCTCCCGGTCGGTTTTGGCGAAGTCCCGCGAGAACGTAGTTATCACCCTTTACGCGCTTGACATCGAAGGCGAATATTGTTATACTCATACCAAGAACTTTGCAAGGCCAAGTATATTGCTGCGTAAAGCAGAAAATAGGAGAGAATATCATGTCTGAGATGGCAGACTTCCGGCAAATTCAGCGCAGGGTGTTCCAGCTGGTGTCCTTCGAGGATGGCCTCTGGGACCTGTTGCTGGGGCTTATTTTCCTGGCGCTTGCGGTCTATCCGGTCACCCGCGAGCTGCTGGGCCCGGAGTGGAACATCGTTTTGTTCGTGGCTCTGTTGTTGCTGCTGTCTGTCGGGCAGCTGCTCGTGCGGCGGCGCGTCAGCGGGCCGAGGATCGGTGTTGCAGTGCCGCGCCGCACGCCCAAGATGTGGCTCCTGCTGGTCATCACCTTCGTGATGGTCGTGATCACGATCGGGCTGGTGGTGCTGACGCTCCTTGCCCCGGAGCCCGAACTCGCCGCGAACGCTGCGGCGCAGGCTTCCTCCGGGCGGGGATACCTGGTAGAGCTCGTCGTCGTCCTGGTGATGGGACTCTTATTCAGCGCCATGGGTTACCTGTTCGGCGTGACGCGGATGTATTTCTATGGTTGGATGATCGGGCTGGCCAACCTGGCCTCGGTATACATGGAGCACAACGCAGGTTGGACTTTCCAGATCCCGTTGGCGGTCGCGGCCGGGATCATCCTGCTCATCGGACTGGTCCTGCTGGTTCGCTTCTTGCGCACGTACCCGCTGCCTGCGGAGGGGGATTGATATGGCAGATAAAACAGGCATCGATCCGGGAATTGGCGACCTGGCCGAGGTGGATCGCCTGGTGCACGAGCCTGCGCGGCTGATGATCCTGATGGTCCTGTACACGGTGGAGTTCGCCGACTTCACGTTTTTAACCACAATCACCAGGCTCACCGACGGCAACCTGTCGTCCCATCTGAGCAAGCTGGAATCTGCCGGCTACGTCGAGATCGAGAAAGGTTATGACGGTAAAAAGCCCCGCACGCGAATACGGCTGACCGAGGTCGGCCGCAAGGCGGTGGATGCCTACCGGACCACGATGAGTCAAGCGCTGCAGCACCTGGCTGACTGAATAGCTGAGATCGATCGGGTGGAGGGATTCGCCTCATCTGCCGGGGTCAGCTTTTCGCCATCAGATCTTGACGTTGGAAGATGAACATCGCGATACCTGCGAGCACGGCGCCGAAGAGCAGTAAAACGATGATCGCACTCGTCGGGTCCGCAAGTCCAGTTTCAATCCAGGCTCGGGGCAGCGATACCGATGGGTCAGACGGAAAGAACAGTTCGTTAACGCTGATGGCATGGTAGGCGACTGTGTAGCGGTAGGCGTCCTTCACACCCAACAGGCTGCCGGACCCCAATCCCCCGACGATAAAATCCCCGAAAAAGTAACCCAGACCGGCAAGCATGCCCGCCCAGGAACTGCGCCCCAATACCAGCGCCAGCATCACCACCCCGGAAAGCACGAAGTTGACCAGGCCGATTACGCCGGTGGCGCCCAATAAGCGCCAGACGATATCCGCACCGGCCGCCTCGGAAAATGGCACGGCGCTGTAGCTGATGTGGACCACGAAGGCGGCGGCA
This DNA window, taken from Anaerolineales bacterium, encodes the following:
- a CDS encoding YHS domain-containing protein, with product MAKDLVCGMEVNEETAEWTSVYRGKKYYFCGPGCKKSFDADPQKYIQSKAHAGHEDHA
- a CDS encoding transcriptional regulator, which gives rise to MADKTGIDPGIGDLAEVDRLVHEPARLMILMVLYTVEFADFTFLTTITRLTDGNLSSHLSKLESAGYVEIEKGYDGKKPRTRIRLTEVGRKAVDAYRTTMSQALQHLAD
- a CDS encoding ABC transporter permease subunit, which translates into the protein MKRNGKATYALGTLSRLTRVEIRKFWRKSTARAVLLFMFAGPIAGEAILASISIRDATFPQITQFLFSSDMLMMIALMTVVISVLALGDDYELGTVRTVISRGAKRHFYIISKIIATVCAAFINGLVFMLAAFAAAFVVHISYSAVPFSEAAGADIVWRLLGATGVIGLVNFVLSGVVMLALVLGRSSWAGMLAGLGYFFGDFIVGGLGSGSLLGVKDAYRYTVAYHAISVNELFFPSDPSVSLPRAWIETGLADPTSAIIVLLLFGAVLAGIAMFIFQRQDLMAKS